The Nitrospirota bacterium genome includes the window CTATGAACAGCTTCATCGCTCTGGGTCTCCCTGGTGGTGCGCCACATACCGTGCCGCACACGCCTCGCTGCAGAAATACACTTCAGCGCCTTCGACCCGCCGCGCCACGGCCCGCGCCTTGGGCACATACGTGGAGCACACGGGATCAAGGACCATCGTGTCGCGCTGCCCGCTGGAGCCTGTCCGCCGCGGCCGTGACCGAATGCTGGCCGTCCAAACGGCGATCACGAGGATGACGAACGCCGCCAGTCCGGCGTACAGAGCCAGACGTGCCATGCGGAGAATCCGCCACGTTATACTCCCTGGGGACGGAGCGTGTCAAGCAAAGTATTCGCGAAAAGCATATTGCGGCGTCGGCAACGTGGCCGCCAGGCTGGAGACGATTTACCTGTAACTAGTTGAAATATCGTCGATTATTTTCCGCCAGGGCGCCACTGGCCGACCAAGACCAGCGCGACCACCGACACGGCGCGTCCCAACGTCCCCACCATCCGCGCGCTGCGTTCCCAACCGAACACCAAGAGCTTCGTCGTCAATTCTTTGGCCGGGAAGGGCGCGACATCGCGGGTTTCGCGGAGCAGCGGCAGAAACTTCGCCGAGACCGCGAACCGCAGGAGCGCCGAAATCACGAACAGTAACTGAAGGTTGGAGGACAGGGTCAGTTGCCCTCCACCGACGCGCAGTGTCTGAGGGAGAACGAGGACCAACAGACCGCCCAGCGAAGCGCCCAGAAAGATTCCCAGGGCGTTGGCGGAGTGGTAGACGGCCACGCACTGCGGGCGTTTGGCGGGTTTCACGTTATCGAAGAGAAAGTTCCCCATCGCGAGAGCGAACCCTCCCCACGCAGCGCCCGCGAACATTTGGATCGCGATGATTCCATACACGTTCGTGGTCGTGAGCCAAAACAGAGGAAGCACGGGGAGCAGCCAGCCCGTCAGCTTCAGGATCTGCCGGTTGCCGAAGCGATCACAGGACCGCCCCCACCACGGGAGCGTCAGAAACTGCGCCACGACCACCGCTGCCGTAGCCAACATGAACTCCAGATACGTGAAATGCAGGTCGCGGAGCAAGTACGGCGCGATCATGGGCCCCGAGACCTGGACCGCGAAGTGCGTGAGGCCGATGTAGGCCACGAACCGACCGAAGTTGGTCCGCCGCCCGTCGCGCAGAAATTGCCACAGCGAGAACCGGTCCTCGGGCCGCGTGACGTACGGCGGTTCGATCATCCGGGAAAGGTAGTACGCAGATGCAAGTCGGGCCGCCAGGGCGAACAGGAACACCAGAACGAACCCCCATACCACGGCCCCGGCGCGCTCGGTTCGGTGCAGGATCAGGCCGCCCACGCACAACGCGGCAAACGCGGACACGCTGATCGCCCGGTTCCGTCGCCCAAAATACCGTCCGCGCTGGTTGGGGTCGACCAGATCGCCCATCAGGCTATTCCACGCCGGGAGCAAGAAGTGTCCCAGGATGTGGTAGCACGTCGCGCCGATCAGCAGCCACCACACGCCGCCCTGGTCGAACAGGAATGGAGTGGCCGCAATCAACAGCCACGTCAGGGACTGCCCGATGACCCCGGCGATGATCAGGGGTTTGCGCCGCTGCAACTGCTCCAACACCCGCACGGAGACGAACTGAAAACACGCGCCCAGCAGCTGCGGCACGGC containing:
- a CDS encoding MFS transporter encodes the protein MSGVGDNYLGAFAIFLHASNSQIAFLAAVPQLLGACFQFVSVRVLEQLQRRKPLIIAGVIGQSLTWLLIAATPFLFDQGGVWWLLIGATCYHILGHFLLPAWNSLMGDLVDPNQRGRYFGRRNRAISVSAFAALCVGGLILHRTERAGAVVWGFVLVFLFALAARLASAYYLSRMIEPPYVTRPEDRFSLWQFLRDGRRTNFGRFVAYIGLTHFAVQVSGPMIAPYLLRDLHFTYLEFMLATAAVVVAQFLTLPWWGRSCDRFGNRQILKLTGWLLPVLPLFWLTTTNVYGIIAIQMFAGAAWGGFALAMGNFLFDNVKPAKRPQCVAVYHSANALGIFLGASLGGLLVLVLPQTLRVGGGQLTLSSNLQLLFVISALLRFAVSAKFLPLLRETRDVAPFPAKELTTKLLVFGWERSARMVGTLGRAVSVVALVLVGQWRPGGK